From the genome of Paraburkholderia flava, one region includes:
- a CDS encoding autotransporter outer membrane beta-barrel domain-containing protein: MLSPHFILNRGSRACQTRAVPLTIIATAVCAFVSQPAIAQQASFTAPGYGNWFTASNWSTGQVPGASTSVVIQGNGVPEISGDGAQAASVSVQSILVATDANIGGLGTIVLTGGGPGPGSATTYTALILLGASSTPNATINATGSGLSVYDDANISFYDTSTASNATLTGSNQVQFSFNDTSSAGQATITNNAGSQTVFADKSSAGTAHITNNPGGLTSFSGASIADTATIVNNAGAAVDISQMSQRLGIGSLSGAGNVYLGGNNLALGNRGLDDVISGTIADGESPQLAAYDASIGESFPAGVGGALTKVGNGTLTLSGKNSYTGGTSFDGGVVQISADANLGASSGTLSFNGGTLRTTSGIAMNRTTTIDAGGGTIDSAVGTQLRQDGMISGSGMLTKAGGGTLLLNAASSYAGGTQVLAGTLIVGDATHTGATIGSGVTTVASGATLGGYGSVLGSVNNNGTIAVASALPALASGNTGTFSIAGNLNNAGLANVAAASGQIGNVLKVGGNYTGSNGQLALNTLLNEGGPATHSDQMVIGGNASGQTAIKVNGSGNGAYTPGDGILLVQVNGTSAAAGSFHLAGPVQGGAYQYLLYQGGSSNADDWYLRSQLEAQPAPTTSPQTMPPSSPVPAQPAYRPGVVGYSLTPLLDVDYGYSILDRLHERVGDIANLEAAQPDNKNGIWGRIGGENLDANAGNRFSTNANTYVAQFGKDWTLSCNTNGASEHAGATLTFGSMSASFEDNLRSINGQLTNPTGTVQTQAQSIGGYWTKYAADGAYFDGVGQITHYGNRYGDIYGDGASQNGFGAGVSGEVGKPFLIGSTRIAVEPQAQLLYQYVHLNSFDDNISSIDSTSTNALRGRLGARIFTANLSNETKTSSATPYFTVDVLHDFLSPGQTSIGGTPFANRFGNTWWEAGFGVTGSMGKHSELYVNVKYARAIGGDYGRAVFGQGGYRYSW, from the coding sequence ATGCTTTCTCCTCATTTCATTCTCAACCGTGGATCGCGTGCTTGCCAAACGCGGGCGGTTCCTCTTACGATCATCGCAACGGCCGTCTGCGCGTTCGTGTCTCAACCTGCTATAGCACAGCAGGCCAGCTTTACGGCGCCCGGCTACGGGAACTGGTTCACCGCCAGCAACTGGAGTACAGGGCAGGTTCCGGGCGCGTCTACCAGTGTTGTCATTCAGGGCAACGGCGTTCCTGAGATTTCTGGTGATGGCGCTCAGGCCGCTTCCGTGAGTGTCCAGAGCATTCTGGTCGCGACCGATGCAAATATTGGCGGGCTCGGCACCATCGTACTCACAGGCGGCGGGCCGGGACCGGGGTCGGCTACTACCTACACGGCCCTGATATTGCTCGGGGCGTCGTCGACCCCCAATGCCACGATCAATGCAACGGGATCGGGGCTGAGCGTGTATGACGATGCCAACATCTCTTTCTACGACACGTCGACTGCATCGAATGCGACGCTGACGGGTTCGAATCAGGTGCAGTTCAGCTTCAACGACACAAGCAGTGCGGGGCAGGCAACCATCACCAATAACGCCGGAAGTCAGACGGTATTTGCTGACAAATCCAGCGCCGGCACCGCGCACATTACTAATAACCCGGGCGGACTTACCTCGTTTTCCGGGGCGTCCATTGCTGACACGGCGACGATCGTGAACAACGCCGGGGCTGCCGTCGATATTAGTCAGATGTCCCAGCGGCTGGGAATCGGATCATTGTCCGGTGCGGGGAATGTCTATCTAGGCGGAAACAACCTGGCGTTGGGCAATCGTGGTCTAGACGACGTGATATCTGGCACGATCGCCGACGGTGAATCCCCGCAACTGGCGGCGTACGATGCGAGCATCGGCGAAAGTTTTCCTGCTGGTGTCGGCGGGGCCTTGACGAAGGTGGGCAACGGCACCCTGACACTCAGTGGCAAGAACAGCTACACGGGCGGAACGTCGTTCGACGGTGGCGTCGTGCAGATTAGCGCGGACGCGAACCTGGGTGCATCGTCGGGAACCTTAAGCTTCAACGGTGGCACGTTGCGCACCACATCAGGCATCGCAATGAACCGCACGACGACAATCGACGCGGGCGGTGGAACGATCGATTCAGCGGTCGGCACACAGTTGAGACAAGATGGCATGATCAGCGGCTCCGGCATGCTGACGAAAGCGGGCGGCGGAACGCTGTTACTCAACGCCGCGAGCAGCTATGCAGGCGGTACGCAGGTGCTGGCGGGCACCCTTATCGTCGGCGATGCGACGCACACAGGCGCGACGATCGGATCGGGCGTGACAACGGTAGCGTCAGGCGCCACGCTCGGTGGTTATGGTTCGGTACTGGGCTCGGTGAACAACAACGGCACGATCGCAGTGGCGAGTGCGTTGCCCGCGCTTGCATCGGGAAACACCGGCACATTTTCGATCGCCGGCAATCTGAACAACGCAGGCCTGGCGAATGTCGCTGCTGCGTCGGGTCAGATTGGCAACGTACTGAAAGTCGGTGGCAATTACACGGGTTCGAATGGACAGCTCGCGCTCAACACGTTGCTCAACGAAGGCGGTCCGGCAACGCACAGTGATCAGATGGTGATCGGAGGAAACGCGAGCGGACAAACGGCTATCAAGGTGAATGGATCGGGCAACGGCGCGTACACACCTGGCGACGGCATTCTGCTGGTGCAGGTCAACGGTACGTCGGCAGCGGCGGGCAGCTTTCATCTGGCCGGGCCCGTTCAGGGCGGTGCGTATCAATACCTGCTCTATCAGGGCGGTTCGAGCAACGCCGACGACTGGTATCTGCGCTCGCAACTCGAAGCCCAGCCTGCACCGACGACGTCACCACAGACTATGCCTCCGTCCAGTCCCGTACCCGCGCAGCCTGCATATCGACCGGGCGTAGTGGGTTATTCGCTGACACCCCTGCTCGATGTTGACTACGGCTATTCAATTCTCGACCGTCTGCACGAGCGTGTCGGCGATATCGCCAATCTGGAGGCTGCTCAACCGGACAACAAGAATGGCATCTGGGGACGCATAGGCGGCGAGAACCTGGACGCCAATGCAGGCAACCGCTTTTCCACAAACGCAAACACTTACGTCGCGCAGTTCGGCAAGGACTGGACACTCTCGTGCAACACCAACGGCGCAAGCGAGCACGCCGGAGCGACGCTTACGTTCGGCTCGATGTCCGCTTCATTCGAAGACAACCTGAGAAGCATCAACGGTCAGCTGACGAACCCGACGGGCACGGTGCAAACACAGGCCCAATCGATCGGCGGTTACTGGACAAAGTACGCGGCTGACGGCGCGTACTTCGATGGCGTCGGACAGATCACCCACTACGGCAACCGGTATGGCGATATCTACGGCGACGGCGCAAGCCAGAACGGTTTCGGTGCGGGTGTGTCAGGAGAGGTCGGCAAGCCGTTCCTGATTGGATCGACGCGTATTGCCGTCGAACCGCAGGCGCAACTGCTCTATCAGTACGTGCATCTGAACAGCTTCGACGACAACATTTCGTCGATCGACTCGACATCGACCAACGCATTACGTGGCCGTCTCGGCGCGCGGATTTTCACAGCCAATCTCAGCAACGAAACAAAAACCAGTTCAGCGACGCCGTATTTCACCGTCGATGTATTGCACGATTTCCTGTCACCCGGACAAACGAGCATCGGCGGCACGCCGTTCGCGAATCGATTCGGTAATACATGGTGGGAAGCCGGTTTCGGCGTCACGGGCAGCATGGGCAAACATTCAGAACTGTACGTGAATGTGAAATACGCGCGCGCCATCGGTGGCGATTATGGGCGCGCGGTATTTGGGCAAGGCGGCTACCGCTATAGTTGGTGA
- a CDS encoding flavin monoamine oxidase family protein, with translation MSAPDRVDVCIVGAGISGLRAAQRLSKSGYRVRVLEARDRVGGRTLGDELCGETVDLGGQWIGQTQTHAVAVCEELGLDLYEQYADGRRLLEMGGRLHSYRGTIPRMSPFALLDADRAMRLIDQAAKSVDPESPWTARNAARWDRMTVEQWLQNTVYTRGGRSLMEIAIRALYTSEPHEVSLLGFLSLVAGAGSLQAQIEVRGDGAQRFLVSGGAFQIAQRLAQKLPPGALALNAPVYAVDQSERGVKIRHAGGEVHASRLIVAIAPTLVSGIDFHSPLSAARMQLQARMPMGVVIKALVAYERPFWREQGWTGEAISDHGYFGPVMDATPPGSRHGILVGFFEATPARELAGVPQSVRRAAALECLQRYFGAQAAQPIGYIDKDWTSDPWSRGGFVGTTAPGTLTAYGHALRAPCGRIHWAGTESATRFMGYMDGAIESGERAASEVISSGV, from the coding sequence ATGAGCGCCCCGGATCGAGTGGATGTCTGTATCGTCGGCGCCGGGATATCCGGACTTCGTGCGGCGCAGCGATTGAGCAAGAGTGGCTATCGCGTGCGCGTGCTGGAAGCGCGCGACCGGGTAGGCGGTCGCACGCTGGGCGACGAGCTGTGCGGCGAAACCGTCGACCTGGGCGGACAGTGGATCGGCCAGACGCAGACGCACGCCGTCGCGGTGTGCGAGGAGCTGGGTCTGGATCTCTACGAGCAGTATGCGGACGGCCGGCGTCTGCTGGAGATGGGCGGCCGGTTGCACAGCTATCGCGGCACGATTCCGCGCATGTCGCCATTCGCCCTGCTGGATGCTGACCGGGCCATGCGACTCATCGATCAGGCCGCGAAAAGCGTCGATCCGGAGTCGCCCTGGACGGCGCGCAACGCTGCGCGCTGGGATCGGATGACGGTGGAGCAATGGCTGCAAAATACGGTGTACACGCGCGGCGGGCGCAGTCTGATGGAGATCGCGATTCGCGCGCTCTATACCAGCGAGCCGCATGAAGTCTCGCTGCTTGGTTTCCTGAGCCTCGTCGCAGGGGCGGGGTCACTGCAGGCGCAGATCGAAGTTCGCGGCGACGGCGCCCAGCGGTTTCTGGTCAGCGGCGGCGCTTTCCAGATCGCGCAGCGGTTAGCGCAAAAGCTGCCACCCGGTGCGCTGGCGCTGAATGCGCCGGTGTACGCTGTCGATCAATCGGAGCGCGGCGTGAAGATCCGGCATGCCGGCGGCGAGGTCCACGCGTCGCGTCTGATCGTCGCAATCGCTCCGACTCTGGTGTCGGGCATCGATTTCCACTCGCCGCTGTCGGCGGCCCGCATGCAATTGCAGGCCCGCATGCCGATGGGTGTCGTGATCAAGGCACTGGTGGCCTACGAGCGTCCATTCTGGCGGGAGCAGGGATGGACGGGCGAGGCGATCAGCGATCATGGCTACTTCGGTCCCGTCATGGACGCCACGCCGCCCGGCAGCCGGCACGGCATTCTCGTCGGCTTCTTCGAGGCGACGCCCGCCCGCGAGTTGGCGGGCGTGCCGCAAAGCGTGCGCCGCGCCGCGGCGCTGGAGTGTCTGCAGCGTTACTTCGGCGCGCAAGCCGCTCAGCCGATCGGCTATATCGACAAGGACTGGACCTCGGATCCGTGGAGCCGGGGCGGGTTCGTCGGCACGACCGCGCCGGGCACGTTGACGGCCTACGGTCACGCGTTGCGAGCGCCTTGCGGCCGCATCCACTGGGCCGGCACTGAAAGCGCGACGCGCTTCATGGGCTATATGGATGGCGCGATCGAATCCGGAGAACGTGCCGCGAGCGAGGTCATATCGAGCGGCGTCTGA